Proteins from a single region of Paramormyrops kingsleyae isolate MSU_618 chromosome 9, PKINGS_0.4, whole genome shotgun sequence:
- the LOC111845609 gene encoding plectin-like isoform X24 yields the protein MSLGIPPSRKRAGRELSGIRFPFVNDSFLERHGRAVEAGGQRSCTSGRIAADCGSCQASFKDRSGYLNITHRIAEGEGRPVFPGGAIGRIHGLVRGRSDAAGLDPHTAMAEQREKKWDDRGSEGSSWGDISPPCPGDTLPWNLDKHQRVKRSKSASGDVLDPAERAVIRIADERDRVQKKTFTKWVNKHLMKAQCQVTDLYEDLRDGHNLITLLEVLSGKTLPREKGRMRFHKLQNVQIALDFLKQKQVKLVNIRNDDIADGNPKLTLGLIWTIILHFQISDIQVNGQSDDMTAKEKLLLWSQRMVDGYQGLRCDNFTTSWRDGKLFNAVIHRHKPMLIDMSKVYRQTNLQNLEQAFNVAESSLGVTRLLDPEDVDVPNPDEKSIITYVSSLYDAMPRVPDVPDGVKTNELELRWQEYYELVTLLLQWMRHYITIFEERKFPASYEEIEILWRQFMKFKETELPAKETDKNHSKLIFNSFESAIHAGQVRVPPGYHPIDVEKEWGRLHLTILERERLLRTELERLERLQRIVSKVQMESGVCEEQLNQVESLLQTDIRLLNMGKPAKNMMELERDLDKADGMIRLLFNDVQLLKDGRHLQAEQMYRRVYHLHERLVNLRTEYNLRFRSSVTSTQSPVTQQQSIVKGRPELDEVTLRYIQDLLAWVEENQRRVDSAGWGADLPSVESQLGSHRGLHQTVEDFRSKIERARADENQLSPISKGTYREYLGKLDLLYAKLLNSSKSRLRNLDQLQTFVSAATKELMWLNDKEEEEVNFDWSDRNTNMTAKKDNYSGLMRELELREKKVNEIQTTGDRLLKEGHPGRKTVEAFTAALQTQWSWILQLCCCIEAHLKENTAYYQFFADVKEAEEKLAKTQEAMKKKYTCDRSVTVTRLEDLLLDALEEKEQLNEFKTHLAGLNKRARTVIQLKPRNPSTPVKGRLPVQAVCDFKQMEITVHKGNECQLLNNSQPYKWRVQSSSGDEAVVPSVCFIVPPPNKEAVDSICSLDTSYQRLMTLWQSLHIDMRSMLAWQYLVRDMQQIHSWNITMFKTMKPEEYRLILRNLELHYQDFMRDSQDSQMFGADDRMQIESDFNKASRYYDSLLRSVEKGEQNESTCRTYITHLKDLRLQLEGCEARTVARIRQPVDKEPLRDCAQRSTEQKKVQMELDGIKKDVGKVSQDAEALLASPEQSSSTPVLKSELDLTLQKMDQVYSLSSIYLEKLKTIEVVIRSTQGTEDVLKKYEDQLRNVNKVPMDVKEVEMHRSQLKKLRGDAESEQPAFDALDSELRKASAVSERLSRLHSERDAELDHYRHLLASLQERWQALFAQVDLRQRDLEQLGRQLGYYRQSYDWLIRWIADAKQRQENIQAVPITDSKILKEQLAQEKKLLEEIEKNKDKVDECQKYAKTYIDTIKDYELQLVTYRAIAEPLSPMKKPKMDSASDNIIQEYVTLRTRYSELMTLTSQYIKFITDTQRRLETEEMANAQQEQIEHEMIILQKTFTTEKEMLLQKEKLIEEEKKRLEKQFEEEVKKARTLKDEQEHQRKAMEEEKRKLQKNLDAALKKQTDAEEEMRNKQKEMKELEKKRLEQEKLLAEENKNLREKLQKLQVAEKPAVAHTREIQIQTEFVPETELVFATSVGTSKEIFNGQSGRDDVDRNGVSPLAFEGIRERVPASRLYDIGLLSKKDFDKLNKGKTTVQELSQDETLRKYLRGTNCIGGVLVKPNQKMSIYQAMKENKITPGTALVLLEAQAASGYIIDPVKNKQLTVNEAVKEGLIGPELHNNMLSAERAVTGYKDPYTGGKISLFEAMKKGLIVENHGIRLLEAQLATGGIIDPVHSHRVPTETAYKQGQFDAQLNKILLDPTDDTKGFFDPNTKENLTYLQLLERCTGDPETGLLLLPITEKAALSDRTYTDEETKDVFSKTTVSVPFGRFKGKNITIWEIINSEYFTEEQRKDLIRQYRTGKITVEKIIKIVITVVEDKEKKKEIEFDGLRGPVPATELLDCKIIDKDLYNKLHKGNKSVKEVSELEPVKKALKGANGIAGVFIESTKEKMPFYQAMKKDILSPGPALNLLEAQAGTGFIIDPVKNQKLTVDEAVKEGLVGPELHEKLRSAERAVAGYKDPYTGKTVSLFEAMKKELIIRDQGIRLLEAQLATGGIIDPVKSYRIPHDVACKRGYFDDEINQILSKPTDDTKGFFDPNTQENVTYSQLQERCITDKETGLQLLPLSEKAINAKDFQSYTDVQTKEAFNQASIEMSSGPFKGRKVTIWELINSEYLTEEQRLELIRQYKSGKVTIEKIIKIVITIIDEKETKKNEQVTFKGLRGSVPARSLLDSQIIDKTTFEKLQQGRTCPKDVAEFDKVKNYLQGTDCIAGIYIEPTKEKMSIYQAMKKKLLRHNTGLVLLEAQAATGFIVDLITNQLLTVDEAVKAGTVGPELHEKLLSAEKAVTGYNDPYTGNKISLFQAMQKDFILKEHAVPLLEAQIATGGIIDPVNSHRVPMEVAYERGYLSKPMFKILSEPTNDTKAFTDPNTEESVTYKQLKEKCMRDPGTGFCLLRLSKPESPTVVEKTYLYTEEQTQKDLADTKVDIPLGGHSGQSMSLWDIMNSDMLPEEERLKLLDEYRSGKITKERMIIIIIEIIEQREIIRGGHTASCDVIRRRVTIEELYNAHIIDLETYNLLKQEKITIREVMEMQTVKQYLFGTGSIAGVLSDASNRISIYQAMKRGLMKPEIAVSLLEAQAATGFMVDPVRNEMLTVDEAVRKGVVGPELHDKLLSAERAVTGYKDPYSGKIISLFQAMKKDLLPEEYALKLLEAQVATGGLVDPEFYFHLPTDVAMQRGYINKEINEKLSGDVKGYTDPVTEEKLSYAQLLKRCRIDKGTGLRMLSLADRRLLFKGLRKQITIEELIRSQIIDQKTVTELNEGLVTIEEVSKGLQKYLEGTSCIAGVFIESTKERLSVYQAMKKNLIRPGTAFELLEAQAATGYVIDPIKALKLTVNDAVRMGIVGPEFRDKLLAAERAVTGYRDPYTGKTISLFQAMKKGLILKDHGIRLLEAQIATGGIIDPEESHRLPVEVAYNRGLFDEEMNEILSDPSDDTKGFFDPNTEENLTYLGLMERCITDPETSLVLLLLKDKKRERKTSSKSSVRKRRVVIVDPESGKEMSVYEAYRKGLIDHQTYLELAEQECEWEEITTTSSDGTVKSMIIDRRSGRQYDIDDAISRGLIDQSAMDQYRSGTLSITEFADMLSGTMSGFRSRSSSFGSTSSYPMSPLPSIKTPTTVWNDPTEETGPVAGILDTDTLEKVSITEAMHRNILDNISGQRLLEAQACTGGIIDPTTGETFSVADAVSKNLVDKIMVDRLNLAQKAFNGFEDPRTKTKMSAAQALKKGWLYYEAGQRFLEVQYLTGGLIEPDVSGRVSLDEAIKKGTLDTRTAQKLRDVSSYNKYLTCPKTKLKISYKDAMDRSMVEEGSGLHLLEACSQSSKGLYSPYNASGAGSAVGSRSGSRTGSRQGSRRGSFDATGSGFTMNLSSSSYSSSSYSRRY from the exons GCCCATGCTTATCGACATGAGCAAAGTGTACCGGCAAACCAACCTGCAGAACCTGGAGCAGGCCTTCAACGTGGCGGAGAGCAGCCTAGGGGTCACACGCCTGCTGGACCCCGAGG ACGTGGACGTGCCAAACCCCGATGAGAAGTCCATCATCACCTACGTGTCCTCCCTGTATGATGCCATGCCCCGGGTGCCCGACGTCCCGGATGGTGTGAAAACCAAT GAGCTGGAGCTGCGGTGGCAGGAGTACTACGAGCTGGTCACCCTGCTTCTGCAGTGGATGCGCCACTACATCACCATCTTCGAGGAGAGGAAGTTCCCTGCCAGCTACGAGGAGATCGAG ATTCTGTGGCGCCAGTTTATGAAGTTCAAGGAGACTGAACTGCCAGCTAAAGAAACAGACAAGAATCACTCAAAGCTGATCTTCAATTCCTTTGAG TCTGCCATCCATGCTGGTCAGGTGAGGGTACCTCCAGGCTACCACCCCATCGATGTGGAGAAAGAATGGGGTCGTCTGCACTTGACcatcctggagagagagaggctgcTGAGGACCGAGCTTGAAAG GTTAGAGCGTCTTCAGCGTATCGTCAGCAAGGTCCAAATGGAGTCCGGTGTTTGTGAGGAGCAGCTGAACCAGGTGGAGAGCCTCTTGCAGACG GACATCCGTCTGCTGAACATGGGCAAGCCAGCTAAGAACATGATGGAGCTGGAGAGGGACCTGGACAAGGCCGACGGAATGATCCGCCTGCTCTTCAATGATGTACAGCTGCTGAAGGATGGGCGCCACCTGCAGGCCGAGCAGATGTACAGGAG GGTGTACCATCTGCACGAGCGGCTGGTGAACCTGCGCACCGAGTACAACCTGAGGTTCCGTTCCAGTGTGACCTCCACCCAGTCGCCCGTCACCCAGCAGCAGAGCATTGTGAAGGGCAGGCCCGAGCTGGACGAGGTGACCCTGCGCTACATCCAGGACCTGCTGGCCTGGGTGGAGGAGAACCAGAGGCGTGTGGACTCAGCTGGCTGGGGTGCGGACTTGCCCTCCGTGGAGTCGCAGCTGGGCAGCCACCGGGGACTGCACCAGACCGTGGAGGACTTCCGCTCAAAGATCGAGCGGGCTCGTGCTGACGAG AACCAGCTGTCTCCAATCAGCAAAGGAACCTACAGGGAGTACCTGGGCAAACTGGACCTCCTGTACGCCAAACTGCTG AACTCGTCCAAGTCCCGCCTTCGCAACCTGGACCAGCTCCAGACCTTCGTCAGCGCTGCCACCAAGGAGCTGATGTGGCTGAACgacaaggaggaggaggaggtgaatTTCGATTGGAGTGACCGCAACACCAACATGACTGCCAAGAAAGACAACTACTCG GGTCTGATGCGTGAGCTGGAGCTGAGGGAGAAGAAGGTGAATGAGATCCAGACCACTGGTGACAGGCTGCTGAAAGAGGGCCACCCAGGCAGAAAGACTGTGGAG GCTTTCACAGCTGCCTTGCAGACTCAGTGGAGCTGGATCCTTCAGCTGTGCTGTTGCATCGAAGCTCACCTCAAGGAGAATACTGCCTACTACCAG TTCTTTGCTGATGTGAAGGAGGCAGAGGAGAAGCTGGCCAAGACGCAGGAAGCCATGAAGAAGAAGTACACCTGCGACCGGTCTGTGACGGTGACACGGCTGGAGGACCTGctgctggatgctctg gaggagaaggagcagcTGAACGAGTTCAAGACTCATCTGGCCGGGCTGAACAAACGAGCCAGAACCGTGATCCAGCTGAAACCACGCAACCCCAGCACCCCCGTCAAGGGCAGGCTACCCGTCCAGGCCGTGTGTGACTTCAAACAGATGGAG ATCACTGTTCATAAAGGCAACGAGTGTCAGCTGCTGAACAACTCGCAGCCCTACAAATGGAGAGTGCAGAGCTCCTCTGGGGACGAGGCGGTGGTCCCATCCGTCTGCTTCATTGTCCCGCCGCCCAACAAGGAGGCTGTGGACAGCATCTGCAG CCTGGATACCAGCTACCAGAGGCTGATGACCCTGTGGCAGAGCCTGCACATCGACATGAGGAGTATGCTAGCCTGGCAGTACCTCGTAAGGGACATGCAGCAGATCCACTCCTGGAACATCACCATG TTTAAGACCATGAAACCCGAAGAGTACCGGCTGATTCTGAGGAACCTGGAGCTGCACTACCAGGACTTCATGAGGGACAGCCAGGACTCGCAGATGTTCGGAGCTGACGACCGAATGCAGATTGAGTCTGATTTCAACAAGGCCTCGCGCTACTATGACAGCTTGCTCCGCAGTGTGGAGAAAG GGGAGCAGAATGAGTCGACATGCCGGACTTACATCACCCACCTGAAGGACCTGCGTCTGCAGCTGGAGGGCTGTGAGGCCCGTACCGTGGCTCGTATCCGCCAGCCTGTAGACAAGGAGCCACTCAGGGACTGTGCCCAACGTTCAACTGAGCAAAAG AAAGTCCAGATGGAGCTGGATGGCATCAAAAAGGACGTGGGCAAGGTGTCCCAGGATGCAGAGGCTCTCCTGGCATCGCCAGAGCAGTCCAGCTCGACGCCAGTGCTGAAATCAGAACTGGACCTCACCCTACAGAAGATGGACCAGGTCTATAGTTTGTCCTCCATATACCTGGAGAA ACTGAAGACCATCGAAGTGGTGATCCGCAGCACGCAAGGCACCGAGGATGTGCTGAAGAAGTATGAGGACCAGCTCCGCAATGTCAACAAAGTGCCAATGGATGTCAAGGAGGTGGAGATGCACCGCTCACAGCTGAAG AAATTACGCGGGGATGCAGAGTCCGAGCAGCCCGCCTTCGACGCCTTGGACTCCGAGCTGCGCAAAGCCTCGGCTGTCAGCGAGCGGCTGTCCCGGCTGCACAGCGAGCGTGATGCGGAGCTGGACCACTaccgccacctgctggctagcCTACAGGAGCGCTGGCAGGCTTTGTTCGCCCAGGTGGACCTACGGCAGCGGGACCTGGAGCAGCTCGGCCGTCAGCTGGGCTACTACCGGCAGAGCTACGACTGGCTGATCCGCTGGATCGCCGACGCCAAGCAGCGGCAGGAGAACATCCAGGCCGTGCCCATCACCGACAGCAAGATCCTGAAGGAGCAGCTGGCCCAGGAGAAG AAACTGCTGGAAGAGATCgagaaaaacaaagacaaagttGACGAGTGTCAGAAGTACGCCAAGACCTACATTGACACTATCAAG GATTACGAGCTGCAGCTGGTGACCTACAGGGCCATTGCAGAGCCATTGTCTCCAATGAAGAAACCCAAGATGGATTCTGCTTCTGACAATATTATCCAGGAG TACGTGACCCTAAGGACACGGTACAGCGAGCTCATGACTCTGACCAGCCAGTACATCAAGTTCATCACGGACACACAGCGGCGCCTGGAGACCGAGGAG ATGGCTAATGCTCAGCAGGAACAAATTGAGCATGAGATGATAATCCTTCAGAAGACCTTCACAACAGAGAAGGAGATGTTGCTCCAAAAGGAGAAGCTTATCGAAGAGGAGAAAAAGAGGCTGGAAAAACAGTTTGAAGAGGAAGTTAAAAAAGCGAGAACCCTCAAGGATGAACAAGAGCATCAAAGAAAAGCTAtggaggaggagaagagaaAACTTCAGAAGAACTTGGATGCTGCTCTCAAGAAGCAAACAGATGCAGAAGAAGAAATGCGCAATAAGCAGAAGGAGATGAAGGAGCTTGAAAAGAAGCGGTTAGAGCAGGAGAAGCTGCTGGCTGAGGAGAACAAGAACCTCCGTGAAAAACTGCAAAAGCTTCAGGTTGCTGAAAAACCAGCAGTAGCGCATACAAGGGAGATTCAAATCCAAACAGAATTTGTCCCTGAAACAGAACTGGTTTTTGCAACGTCAGTGGGAACATCAAAGGAGATTTTCAATGGCCAGAGTGGCAGGGATGATGTGGACAGGAATGGAGTCTCACCGCTGGCATTTGAGGGAATCCGGGAGAGGGTCCCTGCAAGCAGGCTGTATGACATTGGCTTGTTGAGCAAAAAGGACTTTGATAAGTTAAATAAGGGAAAAACTACTGTGCAGGAGCTCAGCCAGGATGAAACCCTGAGGAAGTACCTTAGAGGTACCAACTGCATTGGAGGAGTCTTAGTCAAACCTAACCAAAAGATGAGCATCTATCAAGCTATGAAAGAGAACAAAATCACCCCTGGCACTGCACTGGTACTTCTGGAAGCTCAGGCAGCCTCTGGGTATATAATTGACCCAGTGAAGAATAAGCAGCTTACTGTCAATGAAGCTGTAAAGGAGGGACTAATTGGGCCTGAACTGCATAATAATATGCTCTCCGCTGAACGAGCAGTCACTGGTTACAAGGACCCATATACTGGTGGAAAAATCTCCCTCTTTGAAGCCATGAAAAAAGGTTTGATTGTGGAAAACCATGGCATTAGACTGCTTGAAGCTCAATTAGCTACTGGTGGAATCATCGACCCAGTTCATAGCCATCGTGTGCCTACTGAGACAGCCTATAAGCAAGGTCAATTTGATGCGCAGCTGAACAAAATTCTATTAGATCCTACAGATGACACAAAAGGGTTCTTTGATCCAAACACTAAGGAAAATCTGACTTACTTACAGCTTTTGGAAAGGTGCACAGGAGACCCAGAAACTGGCCTGTTACTACTACCCATTACAGAGAAGGCTGCTCTAAGTGATAGAACATACACTGATGAGGAAACAAAAGATGTCTTCAGCAAGACCACTGTATCAGTTCCATTTGGAAGGTTCAAGGGAAAGAACATCACCATTTGGGAAATTATCAACTCGGAGTATTTCACTGAGGAACAAAGGAAAGATCTAATCCGACAGTACAGGACAGGGAAAATCACTGTGGAAAAAATCATCAAGATTGTTATTACTGTGGTAGAAgacaaagagaaaaagaaagaaattgaATTTGACGGACTCAGGGGGCCTGTTCCTGCTACTGAACTTCTGGATTGCAAGATCATTGACAAAGACTTATACAACAAACTCCACAAGGGCAATAAGTCAGTTAAAGAAGTGTCTGAGCTGGAGCCAGTAAAGAAAGCACTGAAAGGTGCTAACGGTATAGCTGGAGTGTTCATCGAGTCAACGAAGGAGAAGATGCCATTCTATCAAGCCATGAAAAAAGACATTTTGAGTCCAGGCCCAGCTTTGAATCTTTTGGAGGCACAAGCTGGAACTGGGTTTATCATTGACCCAGTGAAAAATCAAAAGTTGACTGTTGATGAAGCTGTAAAAGAAGGTCTTGTTGGCCCTGAGCTTCACGAAAAGTTGCGTTCTGCAGAGAGAGCTGTCGCTGGCTACAAAGATCCCTACACCGGGAAAACTGTTTCTTTATTTGAAGCTATGAAGAAGGAACTCATTATCAGGGACCAAGGCATTCGTTTGCTGGAAGCTCAGCTGGCCACTGGTGGCATCATTGACCCGGTAAAAAGCTATCGTATCCCACATGATGTTGCCTGCAAGCGGGGATATTTTGATGATGAAATAAACCAGATTCTGAGCAAGCCAACTGATGACACAAAGGGGTTTTTTGACCCCAACACCCAGGAAAATGTCACATACTCACAGCTCCAGGAAAGGTGCATCACTGACAAGGAGACTGGTCTTCAGCTTCTGCCTCTGTCTGAGAAAGCCATCAATGCAAAAGACTTTCAGTCTTACACAGATGTACAAACTAAAGAGGCTTTCAACCAGGCAAGCATAGAAATGTCATCTGGACCATTCAAGGGAAGGAAAGTAACTATTTGGGAGCTCATCAACTCTGAGTATCTAACAGAGGAACAGAGACTTGAGCTGATCAGGCAATACAAATCTGGCAAGGTGACAATTGAAAAAATCATTAAGATTGTCATCACCATCATCGATGAGAaggaaacaaagaaaaatgaacAGGTCACTTTCAAGGGACTCAGAGGTTCTGTCCCAGCAAGATCGTTGCTTGACTCCCAGATAATTGATAAAACTACATTTGAAAAGCTGCAGCAAGGCAGAACGTGCCCAAAAGATGTTGCTGAATTTGACAAGGTTAAAAATTATTTGCAGGGCACTGACTGCATTGCTGGCATCTACATTGAACCAACCAAAGAAAAGATGAGCATTTACCAAGCAATGAAGAAGAAATTGCTAAGACACAACACAGGCCTCGTACTTCTTGAAGCGCAAGCAGCTACTGGATTTATTGTGGATCTGATCACAAATCAGCTGCTGACTGTGGATGAGGCTGTAAAGGCAGGCACCGTTGGCCCTGAGCTTCATGAAAAACTTCTTTCAGCTGAAAAAGCCGTAACTGGCTACAATGACCCCTACACAGGTAACAAGATCTCCCTCTTCCAAGCTATGCAGAAAGACTTCATCTTGAAGGAGCATGCTGTGCCTCTTCTCGAAGCTCAGATTGCTACTGGAGGAATCATTGATCCTGTAAATAGTCACAGGGTGCCTATGGAGGTAGCCTATGAGCGTGGCTATCTCAGCAAACCGATGTTTAAGATTCTGTCCGAGCCAACAAATGACACCAAGGCATTCACTGACCCCAACACAGAGGAAAGTGTCACTTACAAACAGCTAAAGGAGAAGTGCATGAGAGATCCTGGAACAGGATTCTGTTTATTACGCCTTTCAAAACCAGAGTCCCCCACAGTGGTGGAGAAGACTTACCTGTACACTGAGGAACAAACTCAGAAGGACTTAGCTGACACTAAAGTAGATATCCCACTTGGAGGTCATTCTGGACAGTCAATGTCTCTGTGGGATATCATGAACTCAGATATGCTCCCTGAAGAAGAAAGACTTAAACTCCTTGACGAATATCGGTCTGGAAAAATCACAAAGGAACGAATGATCATCATAATTATAGAAATAATTGAGCAAAGGGAAATcatcaggggtgggcatactgcATCTTGCGACGTAATCAGACGAAGAGTTACCATTGAGGAACTATATAACGCTCACATTATTGACTTGGAAACTTACAATCTGCTGAAGCAAGAGAAAATAACCATTCGAGAAGTCATGGAAATGCAGACAGTGAAACAGTATCTTTTTGGCACTGGCAGCATTGCTGGGGTTTTGTCTGATGCCTCCAACCGAATCAGTATCTATCAGGCTATGAAGAGAGGACTAATGAAACCTGAAATTGCTGTTAGTCTTCTGGAAGCTCAAGCAGCAACAGGGTTTATGGTTGATCCAGTCAGGAATGAAATGTTAACTGTTGATGAGGCTGTCCGCAAAGGTGTTGTTGGTCCAGAGCTCCATGACAAACTTCTCTCTGCTGAGAGAGCTGTCACTGGTTATAAGGATCCTTACAGTGGTAAAATTATCTCTCTGTTCCAAGCAATGAAGAAAGACCTGCTTCCTGAGGAATATGCTCTAAAACTGCTGGAAGCACAGGTAGCCACAGGTGGCCTCGTGGATCCAGAATTCTACTTCCACCTTCCCACTGATGTTGCCATGCAGCGTGGATACATTAATAAAGAAATCAATGAAAAGCTTTCAGGAGATGTTAAGGGTTATACTGACCCTGTCACAGAAGAGAAACTATCATATGCCCAACTGCTTAAGAGGTGCAGAATTGACAAGGGCACTGGATTGCGAATGCTGTCACTAGCAGACAGAAGATTACTGTTCAAGGGTCTTAGGAAGCAGATCACTATAGAAGAATTGATACGCTCCCAGATCATTGACCAAAAGACAGTCACAGAACTAAATGAAGGCCTTGTTACAATTGAGGAAGTCAGCAAGGGGCTCCAGAAATATCTTGAAGGCACAAGTTGTATTGCTGGTGTATTTATTGAATCTACAAAGGAACGTTTGTCTGTTTATCAAGCAATGAAAAAGAATTTGATCAGACCTGGAACCGCTTTTGAACTGCTGGAAGCTCAGGCAGCCACAGGATATGTCATTGACCCAATTAAGGCCCTAAAGCTGACTGTAAATGACGCTGTCAGGATGGGAATTGTGGGACCAGAGTTCAGAGACAAACTTCTCGCCGCTGAGCGTGCTGTTACAGGTTACAGAGACCCATATACTGGAAAGACCATCTCTTTATTCCAGGCTATGAAAAAAGGTCTCATTTTGAAAGATCATGGAATTCGCCTTCTGGAAGCTCAGATTGCCACTGGCGGCATCATTGATCCAGAGGAAAGTCATCGACTTCCAGTAGAGGTGGCCTACAACCGTGGCCTCTTTGATGAAGAGATGAATGAAATTCTCTCTGATCCATCTGACGACACCAAGGGATTCTTTGACCCAAATACTGAGGAGAACCTCACCTACTTAGGGCTGATGGAGAGGTGCATTACAGACCCAGAAACAAGCCTCGTTCTCCTGCTTCTGAAGGACAAGAAGCGAGAGAGGAAGACATCATCCAAGTCATCTGTTCGCAAACGCAGAGTAGTCATTGTAGATCCCGAGTCTGGCAAAGAGATGTCGGTGTATGAGGCATACCGCAAAGGACTTATTGACCATCAGACCTACCTGGAACTTGCAGAGCAGGAATGTGAATGGGAGGAAATCACCACTACCTCCTCTGATGGGACTGTGAAATCCATGATCATTGACAGAAGGTCTGGACGACAATATGACATAGATGACGCTATTTCAAGAGGCCTCATTGATCAGTCTGCTATGGATCAGTATCGTTCTGGCACTCTTTCCATCACAGAATTTGCTGACATGTTGTCTGGTACCATGAGTGGATTCCGATCCCGTTCATCCTCATTTGGATCCACTTCTTCCTATCCCATGAGTCCACTCCCATCCATCAAGACCCCAACAACAGTATGGAATGATCCAACTGAGGAAACAGGCCCAGTGGCTGGAATCCTGGATACAGACACTTTAGAGAAGGTGTCCATAACTGAAGCTATGCATCGaaacattttagacaacatCTCTGGTCAAAGACTACTGGAAGCCCAAGCATGTACTGGTGGTATCATTGATCCCACCACAGGGGAGACATTCTCTGTTGCTGATGCAGTGAGCAAAAACCTTGTTGATAAGATAATGGTTGATCGCCTCAACCTGGCTCAGAAAGCTTTCAATGGATTTGAAGATCCTAGAACCAAGACTAAAATGTCTGCTGCTCAGGCCTTGAAAAAAGGATGGCTTTATTATGAAGCTGGCCAGCGTTTCCTTGAGGTCCAGTACCTCACTGGAGGATTAATTGAACCTGATGTTTCTGGCAGAGTCTCACTAGATGAAGCTATCAAAAAGGGCACTTTGGACACACGTACCGCCCAGAAGCTGCGAGACGTGAGCAGCTATAACAAATACCTGACCTGCCCCAAAACCAAACTGAAGATCTCCTACAAAGATGCCATGGACAGAAGCATGGTTGAAGAGGGATCTGGCTTGCATCTTCTGGAGGCATGCTCGCAATCCAGCAAAGGTCTCTACAGCCCCTACAATGCCAGTGGTGCTGGGTCAGCAGTGGGTTCCCGGAGTGGATCAAGAACAGGGTCTAGACAAGGCTCAAGACGAGGAAGCTTTGATGCTACTGGCTCTGGTTTCACCATGAACTTGTCGTCCTCCTCCTACAGCTCTTCATCCTACAGCCGCCGATACTAA